A window of Dehalogenimonas sp. WBC-2 genomic DNA:
CCAGACCTTTTTCATCTGGGGACGACTATAACGTTCAATCATAACCTAATGTCCTTTTAATTCGTTGCGGTAGTCTTCATACGTTCTGGCAATTTCCGGATACTTCAGCCCCAGCATCTGTGCCGCAAGATAAGCGGCATTCTTGGCACCGGCAACACCTATGGCTACGGTGGCTACCGGAATGCCGGCGGGCATTTGGACAATGGCATACAGGGAATCGACACCTTTAAGCTCACTTGAGGCAATGGGTACCCCGATAACTGGTATAGTCGTCCATGAAGCGATGACGCCGGGGAGATGGGCCGCAGCGCCAGCGCCAGCAATGATAACTTCTACCCCTGATTCCCTGGCGTTCTTACAGAAAGTCTGGACTTTCTCTGGTTGGCGGTGAGCCGACATAACCAGCACTTCCGGTTCAATTCCCATTTTCTCAAGGGCATCAGCAGTGTTTTGCATAACATCCATGTCAGATTTAGAACCCATAATGACGGCGACTTTAGGCATATTCATAACCTCCGAAAGGTTTATTGCTCCTCAGTGAATAGCGCAATATCGCGGCGATAGTGGGCGCCGTTAAAAGAGATGCAGTTGATATTCTCATACACTTTACGACGGGCTTCATCGAGTGAGTGGCCGCAGCCGGTAATTGACAGCACGCGGCCTCCGGTAGTAACCACCCGTCCGTTATGGGAAATTTTAGTGCCGGCGTGGAAAACGGTTGCCTCCGGATTAATGTCAGCCAACCCGCTTATTGTGACGCCTTTCTTATACTCTTCCGGGTAGCCGCCGGACGCCATAACTACAGCAACACAATTAGTGTCTGCCCATTCAATGTTTATCTTATCCAGTGAACCATCAATTACATGGAGCATAATATCCACCAGGTCTGTTTTCAAACGCGGTATGATGACCTGTGTCTCCGGGTCACCAAATCTGGCGTTAAACTCAAGAACCCTGGGACCAGAATCGGTCAGCATCAGACCGGCATATATGACCCCACGGTAGGTGATACCTTCATCGGCGAGTGCCCTGACTATAGGATACATCACTGTAGCATTCAATTGAGCTGCCATGTGTGGCGTGAAAAACGGCGGTGGACAGTATGCGCCCATGCCGCCGGTGTTGGGACCGTTATTTCCATCAAATACACGCTTGTAATCACAAGCCGGAGGCATCGGCAGTATAGTATTACCGTCGGTAAAGGCCAGATAACTCATCTCCTGCCCAACGAGACACTCTTCAATTACCACCGATGCACCGGCACTGCCAAATACCCGTGATTCCATTATCCTGGAAAGCGCCGACTCAGCCTCAATCATGGTGGTACAGATACTAACGCCCTTGCCGGCGGCCAACCCGTCGGCTTTGATTACCAAAGGCAGACTTTGTTTTTGCAAGTACGCTTTTGCCTCTGGATAGCTGGTGAAAGACCGCCCCTGGGCACAGGGGATGGCATATTTTTCCATAAGGTGACGGGCAAAGGACTTTGAGGCTTCCAGTTGCGCTGCTGCCCGTGACGGACCGAATACTGGAATACATCGAGATTGGAATTCATCCACGATACCGGCAGCCAGAGGTGCCTCAGGGCCGACCACCACCAGATCAATACCATTGGATTCCACGGCGGCCAGTAATCTGGGAAAATCAGTCGGTTCTATATCCAGATTATGGGCTATCTCAGCCGTACCGCCGTTGCCCGGTGCCACAAAAACAGCCTCCACCTTAGGGCTGCTCATGAGTTTCCAGACAAGGGCGTGCTCCCGCCCGCCGCCGCCGACAACCAGTATCTTCAGCGCAATCTCCTGTATAGTAAAATTGAAAAGACTATCGTCCGGACATCCGGCTTTTAGGTTTATAGGTAACTGTCCTGGGGCGCCATTTGTCTTGTTGAACAAATTGTTCTGCGCGGTCAAGAAGCTGGTCAATATCTGCGTCTGTGAGTTTAAAGTTCTTCATGAGTTTTTGCTCTTCATCCTCAGCTTCCGCACGTGAGTCTTCACTCTTCGTCTGAAGTTCCTTAACCTTGGTCATATCGGCAACCTCGTTGGCTGCCTTGGCGGCTATGGCATCCGCTTGAGCGGCGGCCCAGGCCAGATAATCATTGTAGGCAGCATGCCAGGCAAAAAACAACGAAGTAGCTTTGTCCGGTACAGAGGTTATGGCGTCCTTGCGACGCATCAATTCCGCAGCTGATTGCGCCAGCCGGTTGGCGGCACCAAGAAGCTGCACCAGCGCCTCAACGTCTTTGGAAGACTGTGGATTATAAGTTTCAAGCGCCTGAGTATATAACTCAGCTTCTTTCTGCTGGAAGGTCTTTAATTTCCACTCTTCACCGATATAGTCCAAATAGCTTAATAGTTCATCGCCTTCTATCTTTTTTTTACTAAACAGACCCATATCTTACTCCTGGCTACGGTTATTCCCATTCTATAGTGCCGGGCGGTTTGGAAGTTATATCATACACTACCCGATTAACACCTGGCACTTCATTTACGATCCGATTTGATATTCGGGCCAGCAGGTCATAAGGCAGACGAGCCCAGTCTGCAGTCATGGCATCATCACTGGTGACGGCACGGATTGCCACAAGATGGCCGTAGGTACGGAAGTCTCCCATGACACCGACACTTCTGACATCGGTTATAATGGCGAAACTTTGCCATACCTGCCGGTACAGGCCGGCTTTCTTGATTTCATGCATTACAATCCAATCGGAAGCGCGCAGCATCTCCAGCTTTTCTCGTGTTACTTCACCGATAACCCGAATCGCCAGGCCGGGTCCCGGGAACGGCTGGCGCCAAACCATTTCTTCAGGCAGTCCAAGCTCCATGCCTACCTGACGTACTTCATCTTTAAAGAGGTAGCGCACTGGCTCCAAAAGCTTCAATGACATATTGTCCGGCAAACCGCCAACATTGTGATGACTTTTTATTTTAGCTGAGGCAGTACCAACTGAAGATATACTCTCGATAACGTCAGGATAGAGCGTGCCCTGGGCCAGGAAATCCACTTGGCCCAGCTTGAGAGCCTCTTCTTCAAAAACACGTATAAACTCAACACCGATTGCCTTGCGTTTTAATTCCGGGTCGGTAACTCCGGCCAATCTTTCAAGAAAACGATCAGTGGCTTCAACAAAAACGATATTCATTCCCAGATTCTGTTTGAATACCTTGAGGGTCCGTTCAGCTTCTTCACGGCGCAGCAAGCCGTTATTGACGAAGATGCAGGTCAGTTGGTCGCCAATGGCCCGATGGATAAGTGTTGCCACAATCGATGAGTCCACACCCCCGGAAAGCGCGGCGATGACTTTGCCGTCACCGACTTGCTCTTTTATCTTGGCGATGCTTTCAGAGACAAAATGACCCGGAGTCCAGCTAGGCTGACAACCGCAAATATTGAAAACAAAATTTTGTAGTAGTTTTTTACCATAAGGGGTATGTGCTACTTCAGGATGGAACTGCAGACCATAGATATTATCATCATTACCCATTACTGCAAGGGGAGAGTTTTCGGTGTAAGCCAGTGATCTAAAACCCGGCGGTAGCTTTTCCACCCGGTCTCCGTGACTCATCCAGGCGGCTGAAGCCTCCGGTAGATCTTTAAAAAGAGGGGATTCAATTTCACTCAAATGCATTATTGCGTGTCCGTATTCACGGGCTTGACCCTGAGCCACGATGCCGCCAAGTTGTTGAGTGATAAGTTGCATACCATAACAGACGCCGAGTATCGGAAGATTGCGTTCGTAAATATAGGCCGGGGCCATTGGCGCTCCCGGGGCGTAAACAGACGCCGGGCCGCCTGACAGAATAATGCCTTTAGGATTTAAATGGGCAATTTTATCCCAGGGAGTGTCATGAGGCACCAGTTCACAATAAACATTAATTTCACGAATGCGTCTGGCGATAAGCAAACTGTATTGTGACCCGAAGTCAAATATGACAATTGATTCGCGTAAAGCACCGGAAACAGCTTCATCCGTAGCTAGGGTGGTTGAGGCTTGTTTGGCAATTTCCAGATAGGTAGCTACCTCTATGTCGCCGGACGTGGTGACGCGATGTGTTTCCGAAGATGCTGAGGCGTCTTTATTTTCTGTCATGTTGATAGTATAAAAGATTATCATCCTGTTATACTAGCGTCAAGAATATACGAATGGGTTGACATAAGCATTGGATTTAGTCAATAGCCCACATTACACCAGTCATGAATTAACTCTTGCTATTGAGACTTTAAAAAACGGCGGTGTGGTGGCGCTACCCACCGATACCGTTTATTGCCTGGCGGCAGCTCTGGATCACCCCAAGGCTATCAGCCGGATATTTGATATCAAAGGGCGGCAAACCATAATAGCATTACCGGTACTGGTGTCTGATGCTGATCAATTGCGCCAGGTGGCTGAAACACCGCCGCTGGCTGAACTTCTAATGCAGCGCTTTATGCCCGGCGGACTCACTATGATATTGAAACGGAAAGGAATAGTGCCGGACATTGTCACCGGCGGACGTGACACCGTGGCGGTGCGGATCCCGAACCACGCTCTGACACTGCACATTATCAGAGCCACTGGCATGCCTTTGACCGGCACCAGCGCCAATCTGAGTGGGCACGGCAGTGTCGATAACGCCCGGGATGTGCTGACTCAGCTCGGGAGCAAGGTGGACATGATTCTTAATGGCGGACGCTGTCCCGGTGGCAGAGAATCCACCATTGTTGACCTGACAACACCTTTCCCAACCATTGTTCGTGACGGAGCAGTACCCAGAGCAGACCTTGAAGCCTATTATATTTAAGTAGAGGATTTAGATGAAGATTGCTTTAGGTAATGACCATAGAGGATATACTTTGAAGCTAAAAATAGCTGAATGGTTGAAAGATAACGGACACCAGATTGTTGACCTTGGCACTGACGGTCTGGAACCAGCAGATTATCCAGATTATGCCCTTGCGGTAGCTAATTTAGTAGCCGTCGAGCAAGCTGAAAGAGGTATTCTTATCTGTGGCACCGGTATTGGCATGAGCATGGCGGCTAACAAATTTAAAGGTATCCGGGCGGCGCTTTGTTATAAACCTGAATTTGCTATCCTAACCCGCAAACACAATGATGCCAATATCCTGTGCCTGGGCGAAATAAACGGCGATGAATTGAATTTAGATGTACTGAAGGTGTTTGTTAATACAGAATTTGAAGGCGGCCGACATCAGCGCCGGGTAGACAAAATAGCAGATTGTGGTTGCTGACTAACTGGCATTTTAACTGCTCCAGAGATTCAGGACAATCGTAATTTCTTGATAAATTATATCCCCTGTGTTAATGTTAGGCACACTTGTCATCATCCGTCCCTTTGAGGACGGATTTTAGTTAGGCGATCTAATATGAGAAGCGACTCCATTAAAATCGGCCCTGAACGCGCACCTCACCGTGCATTACTACGTTCTCTGGGAGTTAGTCCGTCTGATTTCAAAAAACCCTTTATCGGTATTGTCAACAGCTTTACCGACGTAGTACCCGGGCACCAGCACCTTCGTGAAATCTCTGAGGCGGTCAAAAGCGGTGTTCGGACGGCTGGGGGCGTACCTTTTGAGTTCAATACCATTGCGGTTTGTGATGGCCTGGCCATGAATCACACTGGCATGAAGTACAGCCTGGCATCGCGTGAACTCATTGCCGATACAGTAGAAATTATGGCTCAGGCTCATGCCTTTGACGGCCTGGTTTTTATCCCAAATTGTGACAAGGTCATTCCCGGCATGTTAATGGCGGCTGTCCGGTTGAATATCCCGGCAGTATTCATTAGCGGTGGCCCGATGCTGGCTGGGCGTATCAACCAAGACGGTGAGATCAGAAAAGTTGACCTGAGTTCCGTCTTTGAAGCGGTGGGGAAGTTCGTCAAGGGTGACATAAATGAGACTAATTTAGAAGAAATTGAAGCTGCAGCTTGTCCCGGCTGCGGCTCCTGCTCTGGATTGTTCACCGCCAATACCATGAACTGCCTGACCGAAGCACTGGGAATGGGACTTCCCGGCAACGGCACAATTCCAGCGGTGGACCGCCGCCGTTATCAACTGGCACATCAAGCTGGAGAGACGGTGCTGCGCCTTATAAAGGAAGATTTGAGACCGCGGCAAATAATCACCCAGAGGGCTATCGACAACGCTTTTGTCGTTGACGTGGCCCTTGGCGGGAGCAGTAATTCAGTGCTCCACCTGACAGCAATAGCTCATGAGGCAGGAATAAGATACCCACTTAGCCGGATCAATGAGATCAGCGATAAAACACCATGCTTGTGTCGCATCCGGCCAGCTGGTGAGCATCATATTGAAGACCTTGACCTGGCCGGTGGTATTCCGGCAGTCATGCGTGAACTGAAAGACCACCTTTCCCTAGATTGCCGAACTGTTTATGGCGGAATCATCGCTGATATGATCCAAGTGGCGCCTCATGCCGATGGCAATGTCATCAGGCTTATAGATAAGCCTCATTCCGCCAAAGGTGGAATTGCCATTCTCTTCGGTAATTTAGCGCCTGAAGGAGCGGTGGTAAAACGATCCGCCGTCGCCCCGGAGATGATGGTGCATTCTGGCCCGGCCAGGGTTTTTAACTCTGAGGAAGCAGCCACTGAAGGTATCAAGACCAACCAGGTTGAATCCGGAGACGTTATTATTATTAGATATGAAGGTCCCCGTGGTGGTCCTGGTATGAGAGAAATGCTGACACCGACTTCGCTGCTGGCAGGCATGGGACTAGACAAGGAAGTGGCGTTGGTGACCGACGGACGTTTCTCCGGTGCCACGCGTGGTGCCGCTATCGGGCATGCTGCGCCGGAAGCAGCACTCGGTGGCCCTATCGCTGCCATTGAAGAAGGTGACGTGATTGACATTGATATTCCAAACCACCGGTTAAATGTTCGATTAAGTGACAAAGAGATTAATGATAGATTGGGCAAGTTAACTGTTTTTGAACCGAAGATTAAAACCGGCTATCTGAAAAGATATGCCGAACAGGTCTCATCGGCCAGCCTCGGCGCTGTTTTCGCCGATTAGGAGCAAATGATATGAAACAAACCGGCGCTCAAATACTTTGCGAAAGCCTTTTGAAAGAAGGGGTAGATGTAATTTTTGGTTATCCGGGCGGTCAGGTATTGCCACTGTATCATACGCTTACCCAGTACCCGGCGTTACGGCATATCCTGGTGCGTCATGAACAGGGAGCAGTACATGCCGCTGATGCTTATTCACGGGTGACCGGGCGTGTTGGTGTTTGTTTAGCCACATCCGGTCCTGGCGCCACCAATTTGGTGACCGGACTTGCCAATGCCTACATAGACTCAGTGCCCATGGTAGCCATCACCGGGCAGGTTCCGAGTAACATGATCGGTCGGGACGCATTTCAAGAAGCCGATATCACAGGTATCACCATCCCCATTACCAAGCACAATTACTTGGTGATGAATGTCAGTGATTTGGCGCGCACGGTTAAAGAAGCATTTTATATCGCCGGAACCGGCCGTCCCGGCCCGGTGCTAATTGATTTACCGCGGGATATCCAGCAGGAATGCACTGAGTTCCATTATCCTGAAAAGGTCAACCTGCCGGGCTACAAACCTACACTTGGCGGTAATCCGCTGCAGATAAAGAAAGCCGCTAAACTGCTGGCTGAAGCTGTAAAACCGGTCATCCTTGCCGGACACGGCGTCCGTATTTCTCACGCCTACCGTGAACTCAAACAATTGGCGGAAACGCTGCAGATGCCAGTTGTGACTACGTTATTAGGTATATCTGGTTTCCCTGAAAGCCATGAATTGTCTTTCGGTATGTTGGGGATGCATGGCTCGGCTTGCGCCAATCTGGCTGTTACTAACGCCGATCTCATCATCGCCATAGGCATGCGTTTTGACGACCGTGCCACCGGTAAGCTCAATGCTTTCGCCCCTGAGGCCAGAGTGATCCATATTGATATTGATCCGGCTGAAGTAGGTAAAAATGTCAAGGTAGAAGTGCCTATTGTTGGTGACGCAAGGACTGTCCTGGTTGAACTCAACAAAGAAATAGCACCCAAGCGCCATGACGCCTGGTTAAAACAATTGAACGATTGGAAAATTGAATTTCCATCTGGCTTTGATATCCGGGAATCAAAAGGTATTTTGCCTCAGTATGTCATCCGTAAGATATGGGAAGTGACCAAAGGGCAGGCAACAGTGGTTACCGGTGTTGGACAGCACCAGATGTTTGCGGCACAACACTTCTTTTACGACAAACCCAACAGCTTTATAACCTCAGGTGGTCTGGGCACTATGGGTTTCGAGCTTCCGGCGGCTTTTGGTGCCAAGATCGGCTTGCCGGATGAGACTGTGTGGTGCATTGCCGGCGACGGCAGCATTCAGATGACCATTCAGGAACTAGGCACTATCCGCCAGGAAAACGCGAATGTAAAAATCGCTATTCTCAATAACGGATTCCTTGGCATGGTCAGACAATGGCAGGAATTATTCTACGAACACAACTACTCAGCTACGCCGCTTTGGTGCCCGGACTTTATTAAAATCGCCGATGGCTACAGCATCCCGGCACGCAATGTAACCTGCAAATCTGACGTAGTGCCAGCCATTGAACAAGCCATGGCGGAACCGGGACCATACATCATCAATTTTGTTGTTGAACCAGAGGAAAATGTTTATCCCATGGTGCCGCCTGGGGCAGGCATTGACCAGATATTGCATGAACCCCGCAAGGAGGCTTGCTGATGGCCACCACTAAACATACCATTGTAGCCTTAGTCGCTGATCGTCCGGGTGTCCTCAACCGCATGGCTAGTCTATTCCGCCGCCGCGGGTTCAATATTGATTCCATCGCTGTCGGGCATTCGGAAACGCCGCATCTGTCAAGAATGACCATTGTAGCTGAAGGCTCAAATACCCAGGTGGAGCAGATTCGGAAACAGGTTGAAAAGATAATTGACGTGATTCGGGTGCAGGATATCTCCGCCCATGATATCGTTACCCGTGAATTAGCACTAATTAAGGTCAAGGCAGGCCCAGAAAACCGTTCTGAGATTATGCAGATAGTAGACATATTCCGGGCAAAAATAGTCGATGTCTCAGCCAGTTCGGTTATGGTGGAAGCTACGGGAGATGAGGAAAAAGTTGATTCCCTGTATAATCTGCTGAAACCTTTTGGTATTAAGGAAATGACCAGAACCGGTCGAATCGCCATGACCCGGGGTGATCAAACCTCGCGCCGCGAAGATAGCGGAACTGAATAGAAGGAGAGAACATGGCCGTCATTTATTACGAAAAAGATTGTAACCCGGCATTATTAAAAGGGAAAACGATTGGTATCATAGGTTATGGTAGCCAGGGTCATGCCCATGCGCAGAATCTTCGTGACAGCGGATTCAAAGTAGTTATCGGCGGTGTTACCGGTTCGCCCAGTTGCTGCCGTGCTGCGGACGAGGGTTTTGAAGTACTGTCCAACGCAGATATGGCTAAAAAAGCCGACCTGATTATGATTTTAGCTCCGGATCAGACACAGGCCAAGATCTACCGTGAAGATATTGCGCCAAACTTACGGCCGGGTATGACCCTGCTGTTCGCCCATGGTTTCAATATCCATTTCGGTCAGATTTTGCCGCCGGATAATATTGATGTTGCCATGATTGCTCCAAAGGGCCCCGGACACATGGTGCGTCAGGTCTATACCGAGGGAGCTGGCGTACCGGCCCTTATCGCCGTCCATCAGGATGCCACCGGAAAAGCTAAGGACATCGCTCTGGCGTATGCCGCTGGCATAGGTGCGGCCCGTGCAGGTGTGTTAGAGACCACCTTTGCCGAGGAAACTGAGACAGATCTCTTCGGTGAACAAGCAGTCCTCTGCGGTGGCGCTTCGGCACTGATCAAAGCAGGTTTTGAGACCCTAGTTGAAGCCGGGTATCAGCCTGAAGTAGCTTATTTTGAGTGCCTGCATGAACTGAAATTGATCGTTGATCTTATTTATCAGGGCGGGTTGAAATACATGCGCTACTCGGTGAGTGACACTGCCGAGTATGGTGACTACAGTCGCGGCCCGCGTATCGTCACCGATGAGACCAAAGACGAGATGTGGCGCATTTTGACCGAAATTCAAGACGGCAGTTTTGCCCGGGAATGGATACTGGAGAACCAGGCCGGCAAACCGCATTTTAATGCCTTGCGCCGTATTGAGGCAGGCCATCCCATAGAGTTGGTAGGCGATGAATTGCGCGGCATGATGAGCTGGCTGAAAAAACCAAGGAAATAATATATAATCTAAACTATGAAACATTTATCCGGAAACATTCTCATCCTTAGCGGCCCCTCTTCTTGGTAAGAGGAGGGGTAGCCGTTATTCTAAAATAACGAATATAAGGAGAGAATCCGGAAAATGAATAAGCTGAAAATCTTCGATACAACCCTGCGCGATGGTGAGCAAGCAGCCGGAGCCGCACTCAATATCCAGGAGAAACTGGAGATAGCCAGGGCGCTGGAAGCCTTAGGCGTTGACATCATTGAGGCTGGTTTTCCAATTACATCCCCCGGGGATTTTGAAGCCGTAAAAACTGTGGCCGCCAATATCAAGGGTTGCACCATTTGCGGCTTGGCGCGGGCAACCCCCAAGGATATTGACCGGGCTTATGAAGCGTTAAAGGCTGCCGCCAATCCCCGCATCCACGTTTTTATCTCGGCTTCAGAAATACACATGGTGCACCAACTCAACAAAAGCCGCACTGAAGTTTTGGAGTTGGCACGGGACATGGTAGCCAGGGCAAAGAGTTATATTTCCGACGTTGAGTTTTCCCCCATGGATGCCAGCCGTTCGGATCCTAAATTTCTATACGCATTACTTGAAGCTGTTATAGAATCCGGGGCAACGACGCTCAATATCCCTGATACGGTTGGCTATGCCATGCCTGGTGAATTCGGTAGTTTGATCGAAGGTATTTTTCAAAACGTTCCTAATATCGCTAAAGCGGTAATCAGCGTCCATTGCCATGATGATTTAGGGTTATCAGTCGCAAACAGCCTTGAAGCGGTCAAGCACGGCGCACGTCAGGTGGAATGCACTGTTAACGGCATCGGTGAGCGGGCCGGTAATGCAGCGCTGGAAGAACTGGTAATGGCAATCAAGACCCGGCCTGACTATTACGACGTTTCGACCTCAATCAATACAGAATTGATATATCCAACCTCCAGACTGGTCAGCCAACGCACCGGTTTCGCGGTACAGGCCAACAAAGCTATCGTCGGCGCTAATGCTTTCCGTCACCAATCCGGTATCCACCAGGACGGCATTATCAAAATGTCTAAAACCTATGAGATCATGGATCCGCACACGGTGGGTGTCCCCGCCTCAAGTTTGGTATTAGGAAAACTTTCCGGCCGCCACGCTTTCAAAGAACGGCTGGCCGAATTGGGTTACCATCTTTCGGAAACTGATTTTGACCGGACTTTCAACGCCTTTAAAGAACTTGCAGACAAAAAGAAGGAGATTGCCGATCGCGATATTGAATCTCTGGTGGCCGAAGAACTGCGTACCAGTGTTGAAGCCTATCATCTGGAACGGGTTCAGGTAACTTGCGGAGATCATGGCTTGCCGACGGCTGCCGTAAGACTAACCAGTCCTGACGGTACAGTGATGGAAGACGCGGCACTTGGTACCGGCCCGGTGGATGCAGTATATAAAGCAATCAACCGGCTGGTGGGGGTACC
This region includes:
- a CDS encoding phosphoribosylamine-glycine ligase codes for the protein MSSPKVEAVFVAPGNGGTAEIAHNLDIEPTDFPRLLAAVESNGIDLVVVGPEAPLAAGIVDEFQSRCIPVFGPSRAAAQLEASKSFARHLMEKYAIPCAQGRSFTSYPEAKAYLQKQSLPLVIKADGLAAGKGVSICTTMIEAESALSRIMESRVFGSAGASVVIEECLVGQEMSYLAFTDGNTILPMPPACDYKRVFDGNNGPNTGGMGAYCPPPFFTPHMAAQLNATVMYPIVRALADEGITYRGVIYAGLMLTDSGPRVLEFNARFGDPETQVIIPRLKTDLVDIMLHVIDGSLDKINIEWADTNCVAVVMASGGYPEEYKKGVTISGLADINPEATVFHAGTKISHNGRVVTTGGRVLSITGCGHSLDEARRKVYENINCISFNGAHYRRDIALFTEEQ
- a CDS encoding GMP synthase (GMP synthase [glutamine-hydrolyzing]) is translated as MIIFYTINMTENKDASASSETHRVTTSGDIEVATYLEIAKQASTTLATDEAVSGALRESIVIFDFGSQYSLLIARRIREINVYCELVPHDTPWDKIAHLNPKGIILSGGPASVYAPGAPMAPAYIYERNLPILGVCYGMQLITQQLGGIVAQGQAREYGHAIMHLSEIESPLFKDLPEASAAWMSHGDRVEKLPPGFRSLAYTENSPLAVMGNDDNIYGLQFHPEVAHTPYGKKLLQNFVFNICGCQPSWTPGHFVSESIAKIKEQVGDGKVIAALSGGVDSSIVATLIHRAIGDQLTCIFVNNGLLRREEAERTLKVFKQNLGMNIVFVEATDRFLERLAGVTDPELKRKAIGVEFIRVFEEEALKLGQVDFLAQGTLYPDVIESISSVGTASAKIKSHHNVGGLPDNMSLKLLEPVRYLFKDEVRQVGMELGLPEEMVWRQPFPGPGLAIRVIGEVTREKLEMLRASDWIVMHEIKKAGLYRQVWQSFAIITDVRSVGVMGDFRTYGHLVAIRAVTSDDAMTADWARLPYDLLARISNRIVNEVPGVNRVVYDITSKPPGTIEWE
- the tscC gene encoding TsaC (TsaC protein (YrdC-Sua5 domains) required for threonylcarbamoyladenosine t(6)A37 modification in tRNA), yielding MDLVNSPHYTSHELTLAIETLKNGGVVALPTDTVYCLAAALDHPKAISRIFDIKGRQTIIALPVLVSDADQLRQVAETPPLAELLMQRFMPGGLTMILKRKGIVPDIVTGGRDTVAVRIPNHALTLHIIRATGMPLTGTSANLSGHGSVDNARDVLTQLGSKVDMILNGGRCPGGRESTIVDLTTPFPTIVRDGAVPRADLEAYYI
- a CDS encoding ribose 5-phosphate isomerase B, with product MKLKIAEWLKDNGHQIVDLGTDGLEPADYPDYALAVANLVAVEQAERGILICGTGIGMSMAANKFKGIRAALCYKPEFAILTRKHNDANILCLGEINGDELNLDVLKVFVNTEFEGGRHQRRVDKIADCGC
- a CDS encoding dihydroxy-acid dehydratase; this translates as MRSDSIKIGPERAPHRALLRSLGVSPSDFKKPFIGIVNSFTDVVPGHQHLREISEAVKSGVRTAGGVPFEFNTIAVCDGLAMNHTGMKYSLASRELIADTVEIMAQAHAFDGLVFIPNCDKVIPGMLMAAVRLNIPAVFISGGPMLAGRINQDGEIRKVDLSSVFEAVGKFVKGDINETNLEEIEAAACPGCGSCSGLFTANTMNCLTEALGMGLPGNGTIPAVDRRRYQLAHQAGETVLRLIKEDLRPRQIITQRAIDNAFVVDVALGGSSNSVLHLTAIAHEAGIRYPLSRINEISDKTPCLCRIRPAGEHHIEDLDLAGGIPAVMRELKDHLSLDCRTVYGGIIADMIQVAPHADGNVIRLIDKPHSAKGGIAILFGNLAPEGAVVKRSAVAPEMMVHSGPARVFNSEEAATEGIKTNQVESGDVIIIRYEGPRGGPGMREMLTPTSLLAGMGLDKEVALVTDGRFSGATRGAAIGHAAPEAALGGPIAAIEEGDVIDIDIPNHRLNVRLSDKEINDRLGKLTVFEPKIKTGYLKRYAEQVSSASLGAVFAD
- a CDS encoding acetolactate synthase large subunit, producing MKQTGAQILCESLLKEGVDVIFGYPGGQVLPLYHTLTQYPALRHILVRHEQGAVHAADAYSRVTGRVGVCLATSGPGATNLVTGLANAYIDSVPMVAITGQVPSNMIGRDAFQEADITGITIPITKHNYLVMNVSDLARTVKEAFYIAGTGRPGPVLIDLPRDIQQECTEFHYPEKVNLPGYKPTLGGNPLQIKKAAKLLAEAVKPVILAGHGVRISHAYRELKQLAETLQMPVVTTLLGISGFPESHELSFGMLGMHGSACANLAVTNADLIIAIGMRFDDRATGKLNAFAPEARVIHIDIDPAEVGKNVKVEVPIVGDARTVLVELNKEIAPKRHDAWLKQLNDWKIEFPSGFDIRESKGILPQYVIRKIWEVTKGQATVVTGVGQHQMFAAQHFFYDKPNSFITSGGLGTMGFELPAAFGAKIGLPDETVWCIAGDGSIQMTIQELGTIRQENANVKIAILNNGFLGMVRQWQELFYEHNYSATPLWCPDFIKIADGYSIPARNVTCKSDVVPAIEQAMAEPGPYIINFVVEPEENVYPMVPPGAGIDQILHEPRKEAC
- a CDS encoding acetolactate synthase small subunit; this encodes MATTKHTIVALVADRPGVLNRMASLFRRRGFNIDSIAVGHSETPHLSRMTIVAEGSNTQVEQIRKQVEKIIDVIRVQDISAHDIVTRELALIKVKAGPENRSEIMQIVDIFRAKIVDVSASSVMVEATGDEEKVDSLYNLLKPFGIKEMTRTGRIAMTRGDQTSRREDSGTE
- a CDS encoding ketol-acid reductoisomerase, yielding MAVIYYEKDCNPALLKGKTIGIIGYGSQGHAHAQNLRDSGFKVVIGGVTGSPSCCRAADEGFEVLSNADMAKKADLIMILAPDQTQAKIYREDIAPNLRPGMTLLFAHGFNIHFGQILPPDNIDVAMIAPKGPGHMVRQVYTEGAGVPALIAVHQDATGKAKDIALAYAAGIGAARAGVLETTFAEETETDLFGEQAVLCGGASALIKAGFETLVEAGYQPEVAYFECLHELKLIVDLIYQGGLKYMRYSVSDTAEYGDYSRGPRIVTDETKDEMWRILTEIQDGSFAREWILENQAGKPHFNALRRIEAGHPIELVGDELRGMMSWLKKPRK
- a CDS encoding 2-isopropylmalate synthase encodes the protein MNKLKIFDTTLRDGEQAAGAALNIQEKLEIARALEALGVDIIEAGFPITSPGDFEAVKTVAANIKGCTICGLARATPKDIDRAYEALKAAANPRIHVFISASEIHMVHQLNKSRTEVLELARDMVARAKSYISDVEFSPMDASRSDPKFLYALLEAVIESGATTLNIPDTVGYAMPGEFGSLIEGIFQNVPNIAKAVISVHCHDDLGLSVANSLEAVKHGARQVECTVNGIGERAGNAALEELVMAIKTRPDYYDVSTSINTELIYPTSRLVSQRTGFAVQANKAIVGANAFRHQSGIHQDGIIKMSKTYEIMDPHTVGVPASSLVLGKLSGRHAFKERLAELGYHLSETDFDRTFNAFKELADKKKEIADRDIESLVAEELRTSVEAYHLERVQVTCGDHGLPTAAVRLTSPDGTVMEDAALGTGPVDAVYKAINRLVGVPNRLTEFSVTSITAGIDAIGEVLIRIESEGISYSGRGADTDIIVSSAKAYMNALNRLLAVRKNGTSKAVEPRR